GGGGGCGCCAGGCGGAGCTGGATGCCCAGCTGGCCGCACCGGGGCTCTCCCTCCAGGCGCGCAAGGACATCATCCGGGAGGTGATCCACCGGCACGGGCTCCGCATCACGGAGGCCCTCTTCGGGACCACGCTGGAGGCCCGCCTGCGCGAGGCGAAGGCCGACCTGCTGCTCGTGGATGCGACGTTCCCGCTGCCCGTGCTGGCGGCCCACAAGGCCGGCGTTCCCGCGTTCCAGCTCTGCACCAACCTCGCGTTGAACAGGGATGTCGCCGTCCCTCCGCTGAACTCACACCACGTCCCCACGGGAAGTGTCGGCTCGCGGCTCGGCATCCGCCTCGCCTGGCAATGGCAGTACCTGCGCACCTTCCTGCCGTTCGAGGAGAAGATGCGCGAGCGGCTTCGCGCCTTCTATCGCCTGCACCCCGGCGCGCCCCGCGCCAGCTTCAACACCCACCTGCAGATCGGCCCGCACTTCCAGGTCCCCACGCTGGTGATGAGCTCGCCGGAGTTCGACTTCCGCCGCTCGGCCGCGGACGTCCACTACCTGGGGCCGTGTGTGGATCTCGACCGGGCGGAGCCTCCTCTGCGCCTGGATCCGCCCCAGGATGATTCACCGCTCATCCTGTGCTCACTGGGGAGCCATGGTGACCGGCTGCGCGGACACGAGGCCTTCTTCCAGTCCGTCATCTCCGCCGTCGCGCGCAGGCCCCGGCTCCGGCTGCTCATGGCCGTGGGCAAGCAGCTGCGGACGGACGCGTTCGGCCCGCTGCCTCCCAATGTCACGGTGGTGGATTGGGTTCCCCAGCTCACCGCGTTGAAGCAGGCGTCGCTGATGATCACCCATGGCGGGCTCAACAGCGTGAAGGAATGCATCTGCCTGGGCGTTCCGATGCTCGTGTATCCGCTGATGTTCGACCAGCCGGGCAACGCCGCGCGCGTCGTCCACCATGGGCTCGGACTGCGGGGAAACATCCGAGAGACCTCGGCGGAACAGGTGGGCGCCCAGCTGGATCAGCTCCTCGGCACCCCTGCGTTCCAGGCCCGGACCCGGGCCATGCAGCGCACCTTCCAGGAAGCCGATGCCGCCAGCCGTGGCGCGGTGACGATCGAGCAGTTGCGCCAGGAGCAGCGGCTCGCGGCCTGAGTCAGGAGGCGCGCTCCTGCAGGGCCGGGGCGGACTCGGCGGGAGCGACCAGCTTCCCGGCGTCGAGCCGGAGGACGCGGTCGGCGACGCCGAAGTAACGGTCGTCGTGGGAGATGACCACCACGGTCTTGCCCTTGCGCTTCAGCTCCGGGAGGAGCTCCGTGTAGAACACGGCCTTGAACGCGGGGTCCTGATCCGCCGCCCACTCGTCGAAGAGATAGATGGGTCGGTCTTCCAGGTAGGCCGTGAGGAGCGCCAGCCGCTTGCGCTGGCCCAGCGACAGCTCGGTGGTGGAGAGGACGCCGCCGTCGATGCGGACCTTCCGCGATAGCTGGAGCAGTGACAGGTAGTGCTGCACCTGCGAGGCGGTGCCCTCTCCGACGAGCCCCAGCAGCCGTTCGAACAGGTAGAAGTCCGAGAACACGGCGGAGAACAACTGCCGGTAGGACTCCTGCGTCT
This DNA window, taken from Corallococcus coralloides DSM 2259, encodes the following:
- a CDS encoding glycosyltransferase, with translation MARIVFLPLPEAGHIHATFGLARQLASRGHELVYMAPPDGEAFLRERPWPFIPIHEEAMPRGRQAELDAQLAAPGLSLQARKDIIREVIHRHGLRITEALFGTTLEARLREAKADLLLVDATFPLPVLAAHKAGVPAFQLCTNLALNRDVAVPPLNSHHVPTGSVGSRLGIRLAWQWQYLRTFLPFEEKMRERLRAFYRLHPGAPRASFNTHLQIGPHFQVPTLVMSSPEFDFRRSAADVHYLGPCVDLDRAEPPLRLDPPQDDSPLILCSLGSHGDRLRGHEAFFQSVISAVARRPRLRLLMAVGKQLRTDAFGPLPPNVTVVDWVPQLTALKQASLMITHGGLNSVKECICLGVPMLVYPLMFDQPGNAARVVHHGLGLRGNIRETSAEQVGAQLDQLLGTPAFQARTRAMQRTFQEADAASRGAVTIEQLRQEQRLAA